TCGCGGGCGGAATGATCTACCAGTTCCTTAGCATGCTTAAAATGGCCAAGAAAGACAAAGTCGTTTTACCGTACATGAGTCTCAAGTACGGCCTTCGCTCGCTGCTTCACTGGCTAATTCCGTTTGCTTCCAAGAACATGCGGATGCGGTACGAAACAACCCTTGTCACCTTCGCGTTCCATATATGTTTGGTTCTGCTTCCTATTTTTCTCACCGCTCACGTGGTCATGTTTTCGGCCTCCTGGGGGCTGCATTGGGTGACCGTTTCGGAGAAGGCCGCGGACTGGTTGACCGTACTGGTCATATTCGCAGCGATTTTCTTTCTGGTGCGGCGTTGGATGCTGCCGGAGGTGCGGTTTGTCACCTCCGCGTCCGACTATGTGCTACTCGCGGTGGTCGCGGCTCCCTTTGTCACCGGCTTCATTGCTCACCGCCAATGGTTCGACTACGAGACCATGGTGGTCATCCACATGATTTCAGGGGCCGCAATGCTGATGGCAATACCTTTTACCAGGCTGAGCCACATGCTGTTCTTTCCGTTCACTCGAGCGTACATGGGGTCTGAATTCGGCGCAGTCCGCCATGCAAGGGACTGGTAAACGCCCGAAAGTCTTATGGAGGCAAACGATGGGCTTACCGGCAGAAATGCTACCAGAAATCCCGGTCGTTTCCGATCCCGGCCTGGATCGGAATGCCGAGAACCTCACCAAAGGGCAGATAGCGGAAGTCATCAACAGGGTGATAGACCGGGAAACCGCGGCCAGGTTCCGAATATACCTGAACACCTGCGTCCATTGCGGGCTCTGTTCCGACGCGTGCCACTGGTTCCTGTCGAACGATCGTGACCCCCGTTTTTCCCCTGTAGGCAAGGTCAAGCAAACCCTTTGGGAGATCCTCAAGAAGAAAGGCAGAGTGGACGCGGATTTTCTTAAAGAGTGCTCCAGGATTGCTCAGACAGAATGCAATGGGTGTCGAAAATGCAGCATGTACTGTCCCTTCGGGGTTGATATAGCCTATTTACTCTTCGTGGTTCGAAGGATCTGCTACCAACTGACAATCGTTCCTCAATTCCTACAGGACACGGTCAACAGTCATGCCGCTACGATGAACCAGATGTGGGTGAAACAGGACGAGTGGGTCGACACCCTCCAGTGGCAAGAAGAGGATGCAAGATCCGAGATCGTCACAGCGCGGATACCCTTGGACAAAGAAGGCGCTGACGTCTTCTACTCCGTGATTGCTCCCGAGCCTAAGATCCTTGCTCAATTAATCGGCAACATTGCCCAGATCATGGCCGTGGCAAAAGTAGATTGGACCATGCCGTCCCAGGACGGATGGGACAACAGCAATATGGCAATGTTTGCAGGCGATTTCGAAATCATGGGGCGAGTGGAACGAGCCCATCACGAAGCGGCCTTAAAATTGAAAGCGAAAAGAATCGTGATGGGAGAATGCGGCCATGCCTTCAGAGGCGCGGTGTACGATGGGCCCAAGTGGCTTGGTTGGCGAGAGCCGCCGGTTCCTGTCATCCACGCCGTGGACTTCTACCACGAGCTGATCACTTCAGGAAGAATCAAGATTGCCCGCAAATTCGAGGAGCCAGTTACTCTTCAGGAACCGTGCAACATTGTGAGGGGGAGAGGGTTAGGCACGAAATTGCGTGAAGTAATTCAAGCCACGTGCGCTGATTTCAGGCCGCCTCCGGAACCGGATTTTGAGCACAACTATTGCTGTGGCGCGGGCGGGGGTGTCATTAATTGCGGTCCTCCCTGGAAAACCTCGAGGGTCAAAGGCAACAGTGTCAAGGCGGAGCAACTGGCCGCCACAAAAGCTCACATCGTTATAACACCGTGCCACAATTGTCACGCCGGCATCGAGGACATAATCAGTGGCTATAAGCTGGGAATGCACGTGAGGTTCTTGATCGAGATCCTCATGCAGGTCATGGAGATCCCGGATGAACTCAAGGCGGAATAAGCCTTTTTCGTCACCGATTCGCAATCGATAAGGGGTGGCTCATGAGGCGGCTCAACCAAGCAGGCTTGATTTTAGGAATTTTACTGGTGGGGTTCGTGTTTGGGGAGATGAGAATTGCCCACAGCACAGAGCTAGGAAGCTCTGCTCCTTCCAGAAGTTCTCATCTTCCCCTCTTTATAGAACACAAAGGCGGAGCGCCTGAACTGGAACGTCCGCCGGTGCCTTTTGACCACGATCGGCATACGACGGCTCTGAAACAGACCAAGAGCCAGGACTGCACCGTTTGCCACGTCATCAAGGAAACAGACAGGCGTCTGGAAAACCCGGAAGTCAAGATCTTCAAATTCCCGAAGGGCATCATTGATGAGAGCGACAAGACCTCGATCATGTACGCTAATCACAATGAATGCGTGAGCTGCCACAGAAAGACGGCTGCCGAGGGGACAAAGACAGGTCCGGACATCGGCCTGTGCGGCTCGTGTCACAAGAGGAAGCCCCAAATTCAGAAGATAAACTGGGCATGGAGTCCTATATTTAACTATGCCCGCCACGCCAAGCATGCGGAAGCAGCCAAGAAATTCGACCGGCCCGACCAACTGAATGTGACTGAAAAGGTCCAGGTTGTGGGAGAAATCTCGGGCAATAGATGCGAGTTGTGCCACCACACGTACGATGAAAAGCAAAAAAAGCTCATCTACAAGAAGGACAGCGAGAATTCGTGTCGAGCGTGCCACAAGGCCAAGGACGATCGGAATGCCAGATCCATGAAGAAGGCGGCCCATTCAGCGTGCATTGGCTGCCACATGAAAGTGGCCGAAAAGGTCAAGGCCGAACTGGCTCAACAAGGCAGAACAACGCTAACAGCAGAGGACACGAAACGCTTCGGCCCGTTCGAATGCCGCGGCTGTCACGGCGAACACAAGGAACTCACGCCTGATGAGATCTCAAAGATTCCTCGCCTCGTGCGAGGGCAGAAAGACGTGATCGACCTCTCACTGGCTGCAACGGAGCAAAGCGAGGCGCCCCTTCAACCAGTCGTCTCTTCCGCGGCTGCCGTTCCGGTGAGAATGAAGGCTGTTCCCTTCAACCACAAGTCTCATGAGCCACGGGCACAATTCTGTAACACATGCCACCACCACTCTCTTGAGAAGTGCCAGAACTGCCATGGTTCAGTCGGCGACCTCAAGAAAGGCGGCGGCGTGAGCTATGAGAGGGCTTTTCACAGACCCGATGCAAGACAGGCTTGCGTAGGCTGTCACACAACAGCAAAAGAGAACCAGAAATGCGCGGGATGCCACCAGTGGATGGGCAACGGCATGCCAAGCTCCTCGTGCCCTGTCTGCCACCGAGGACCATCTGGCGGCAAAACGTTGGAAGTTCCGCACATGCCCTTGTTCCTGGACAAAGAAAAGGTCCCTGAGAAGCTCCAGATAAAGCTCCTGGAAAAGGAGTTCAAACCCGCGGAAATCCCGCACTTGAAGATAGTGAACAAGTTGGTTGGCATTTCCAACGAGAGTTCTCTCGCTCGGTGGTTCCATGCAACCAAGGAACAGACTCTTTGCGCCGGGTGCCACCACAGAGGCGAATTGCAACAGGCGGCCGTTAAAGCTCCTAAATGCAGCACTTGCCACAATAGGTCCTTTGATCCTGTTGCGCTTGGAAAACCCGGCATCATGCCGGCGTACCACCGCCAGTGCATTGGATGCCACGAGGCCATGAAACAGAAACCTGCTGCGTTGGAATGCGTAAAGTGTCACCCGGCAAAGGAAGAAGTCCAGGCGGCAGGTGTCATTCCACCGCTTGCAGGAACCAAGTGATTGCGCGCTCGAAGGTTCCCGGAAAAAGGAGGCAGCTATGCCCAACATTCTCCATGAATTCTATACCTTGACAAAAGGAATGGAATACCTGGTGGTGATCGTCTACCTCTTCGTGTTCATCTCGTTTTGGAGATTCTTGACCTACAAGGAGAAAGATTGAAGTCGCCGGAGGCTCCAGCCTAGCTTAATTCAGGAACTCGCCCACAGGAGAGGTTCTACCATGCATTCAGATAGACGGACTTTCCTAAAGATCCTTGCCGGCACCGGAATCGCAACCGCTCTGGGATCGAACAACTCGGCTTTGGCCGATATTGCAACTCTCCGCGGCTACCCCGATCAATTCGGGGTTTTGGTCGACACCACGGTGTGCATCGGATGTCGACGCTGCGAATGGGCTTGCAAGGACTGGAACAAGCTGCCGGACCAGAAGGCCCTCAGAGAGTACGAAAAAGATCAGGCAGTGTTCCAGAAGATCCGAAGGACAAATGCAGACACGTTCACCGTGGTGAACCGATTCCAGAATCCGAGAGATGGCTCAAAACACATCTACGTGAAGAAGCAGTGCATGCACTGTTACGAGCCTGGGTGCGCTTCCTCTTGCTTTGTCAAAGCCTTTACCAAGCAGCCGGTGGGAGCTGTGACTTATGACGCATCCCTTTGCGTAGGTTGCCGGTACTGTATGGCCGCATGCCCGTTCGATATGCCCGCGTATCAGTACTACAACGCCTTCACCCCGGAAGTGACCAAATGCACGTTCTGCTTCGATAGGATCACCAAGGAAGGCGAGGTGCCGGCTTGCGTAGGCATTTGTCCCGTGGAGACCATGACCTTCGGCAAAAGAACTGATTTAATTGACCTGGCGCACAAGAAGATCCGGGACAACCCCGGCCGATATGTGAATCACGTATATGGCGAGAATGAGGTGGGAGGCACTAGCTGGATGTACCTCTCCGCCGTTCCGTTCAATATGATAGGCTTCAGGACAGACCTGGGAAGCGTGCCTATCCCTTCTATGAGCAAGCCTTTCCTGTCGCTGGTAGCGCCGGTCTTCATTGTGATCCCTGCGCTGGCCATGGGTTTTTACAGTTTCAAGAAACGCAGGGATCGCCTGGTTGAAGAAGAGATCAAGCAGGCTCTTGAGAAGAAGAAGGAGGGCAAATAATGGACGCAACTGCGGTCACGACAGAGTTCAAGCCCACATGGGTTCAGGAAAAGCTCTTCCTTGGCATGACCTTCAAAGAGTATCTCAGGAGCAACTATACGCCGTTTAATGCTGTTGCGGCCTTTATCCTCGCGATCGGGATACCTGTTATCATGTATCGGCTGATCTACGGTCTGGGGCCGTCCACGAACCTGTCGGACAACAATCCATGGGGCATCTGGATCGGCTTCGACATGCTGTGTGGAGTGGCCCTTGCCGCAGGCGGCTTTGTGATAGGGACCGCTGTTCATCTCATGGGGATGAAAGAGTACGGCTTCCTCTTCAGACCAGCGGTGCTCACGGGTTTTCTCGGTTACCTTTTTGCTATCATTGCTTTGACCTTCGACCTGGGCAGGTACTATCGGATCCCCTACCCTATGGTAGTCTCCTGGGGAGTGAATTCAGTGCTATTTCTCGTGGCATGGCACGTGGCATTGTACCTGGGCTGCCAGTTTGTGGAGTGGTGTCCCGCCATCTGGGAATGGCTCAATCTCAAGAAGCTTCGCAAAATCTTCGTAAAGGCCACACTGGCTGCAACCATCTTCGGGGTATGCCTTTCCATGCTGCATCAGTCCGCTCTCGGGTCCATTTTCCTGTTGATGCCCGAGAAGCTTCACCCCCTTTGGTATTCCGAATACATTCCTCTTTTCTTCTTCATGACCGCGATTGTGGGCGGGTTGGCTATGACCATAATAGAGAGCATGGCGTCTCACCGCATTTTTTCGCAGCACATTAAAGATCATGACCCGGCACATCTGGATCGCGTGACCATCGGGCTGGGCAAGGCCACTTCGGTGACGCTTTTTGCGTACTTCTTCATGAAGGCGGTCGGGCTGGCCCACGGGAATTCCTGGAGTTATCTGGAAACTGCATACGGATATTGGTACCTGGTCGAAGTACTCGGGTTCGTTCTGATCCCGGCCTTCGCACTGATGTATGCGGTTCAAAACAACAGAGTGCGCATGGTTAGGGGCTGGGCGATCGTAGTTGTGATCGGCATCGTACTCAACAGGGTGAACCACTCCATAATCGCGTTCAACTGGCATCTGGCTTGGGCAGACCGTTACGTGCCTCACTGGATGGAGGTGGTTCTCACTGTTACGGTCGTCACAATCGGCATTCTTACGTTTCAATGGATCATGAACAGAATGCCCATACTTTACGACCATCCCGACTTTGAACCCGAGAAGCACTGAGCGGGTCAGAAAGGAGGCCCCGATGTCCAAAAAAATCCTCGTTGTGGATGACGAGCCCCATGTGGTGAAGTATTTGACCACGTTCTTTAACGACTGCGGCTATGACACGTGTTCGGCCGGGGATGGTGAACAGGCCCTGGAAGTGCTGAAGGAAGAGAAGCCCGATCTGGTCACGCTTGACTTGCAGATGCCTAACGAGACCGGGACCCGATTCTATCGAAACTTGATGAAAGACAAAGAGTTTAAGAACGTCCCCGTGATCGTCATAAGCGGTATACCCGGCCGGCACCTTGCTGTCACTAAGCCAATCGCGGTCTTTGAAAAACCCATTGACCGGGACGCTCTGCTTGCTACTATCCAGAAGGCGATTGGCGAGTAGGTGGTCGAGAACAAAGCGCAGCCCGCGTATAGAACAACCCCGAGTTCGCCGGTCTGAGGCTGTCGGACCCCACACGGCCGACTTGGTGGCTCCATGTATCATGTTGCCCACAATCAGTACAGGAAGCTCCTTGATGCGCTACCGTGTTACGTGACGCTCCAGGACCGTGATTTGGGCGTCCTTTGGAGCAACAGCCTGTCTCGCAAGGATTTCGGCGACCCTGCGGGAAAGAAGTGCTACGAACTCTTTGGAATTGATAGGGCCAAGTGCTCGGACTGCCCTGTCCAAAAGACGTTTTTCGACGGACAGGTCCATAGCGAAGAGTTGACGTTAACAACCAAAAGTGGTTCACGCATTAACGTCATTGTCCATTCGTCCCCTCTAAACAACGATCGCGGACAGATCGTATCCGCGGTCTGGTCCGCGGTAAACATCACCTCTGTAAAAGATATTCAGAAGCAAATGATTCTCCTGGGGCAGACCGTCGCAGGGATGGCTCACAGTATGAAGAACATCATGATGGGCCTTGAAGGAGGAATTTACGTCGTCAACAAGGGTATTGAGGCCAAGAATCAGGATGAGGTTAAAGAAGGCTGGGACATGGTCTTGTTCAATTTCGACAAAATCTCCCACATCGTCAAGGATATTCTTTATTGCTCCAAAGAACGGGAGCCGGAACTGCAAAGAATTGAACCGAACAAGGTCGTGCGGGAGGTCTATGGCCTTTTCAAAGACCTCGCCAGGAGCTATGCCATTGAAATAAGACTCGATCTAGATGACAGCATTAAAGACGCGATCATCGACCCCGACGGCTTGCACACAGTGCTTTCAAATCTGATTACCAACGCGATGGACGCCTGTAAAATCGACTTGTGGAAAGACGATCATCTAATTGAAATACGAACCAAGAAGGGGAAGAACGGGTCTGTCATCTTCGAAGTTGCAGACAATGGAATAGGTATTGGCAAGGCCCTGAAAGACCACGTGTTCGAAGACTTTTTCACCTCCAAAGGCGATAAGGGCACCGGTCTCGGTCTGATGGTGACCCAAAAAATCTTGAGAGAGCATGGAGGGTCCATCACTTTTCGGTCAAGGCCGGGCAAAGGCACAACTTTTGTTGCGACTTTCCCTTTTAAGGACTTTCACGGCGAACTCGGATAAGGGGTGAGCCCCTCACTGAATTGACTGCCTCCATGAACAATTCTTCTAGAAAGGAGAGACCCATGGAACAGCAGGAAAAGGAGAACAAGGTAAATACGGCCATTTCCGAAGAACCGGACGACTGGACGGCGGCAGAGTGCTCAGAGGACGCCCCGTCGGAAAAGGAAGAGCAACCGAGCCCCGAGCCGGATGCATCCGCCGAGAATCGAGGGCGCCTGATCCTGGCCGGATTGGTTGCTACTGCAATCCTATCATGCATAGCCGTTCTGGTAGCGGGCACCATTCAATTGACCTCAAGATGGTTGATCGTATGTCCGACGGACCTGCCGGTCAATGATCCGGCACCCATTCTGTGGGACCAAATGGTTTCGGGCAAGGCTGCTTCCGCATCGCTTGGCGTTACGGAGAAACTTGCATTCGAGGTAAGGTTCAAAGGCTCTTTGCCTGAGGAAAAGACGGGAGACCGTGGCCGCCGCTAAATGGACACAATGCTTGCAAGGCCCGTGGGGTTGTAGCAAGTGTCAAAAATAGTGTGCGATTACGAAAAGCGGTTCCTGGGAATTGGTAGGTGCCGGCCTCCGTGCCGGCTCATTTTTCTGATACAAATCAACTAGTTCGGTCCGGCAGGGACGCCGGACCCTACCCAATCTTTGAAATCTCTCTTTGCGACAATGTCAGAAGTTTTGGGGAATGCCATAAAGAATTTGCCAAAATTCTTGTCCGATTTAGGGGCCTGTCATTGCTGTAGATGTTAGATAATTCGTGGACAAGATAAGCTAACTGGACAGAGAACCTGCAATGGGTATGCGTCGCTGAACAATATCCTATGCAATGCGGCAGAAGCATCAATGCCTTGTTATTGGTCCTCAAATCTCCTATCCGACTTCTTCACATCAGCCTCCTGCAATTTACCGTTAAGCCACCCTACGCTTTCCGATTGCCGATTATCGAATTCCGGCACAAATGGCTTTATGTCCAGCACTGGTGTTCCGTCTAAAATGTCGATGTCCTGCACGTGAAGTGTGGTCCCGATTATTCCATCGAGCCTTACCACGGAAATGCCGATAGCATTGGGACGCCTCGGGGCCCTAGTGGCGAAAACGCCTCTGGGAGAATCGTCGAGGAACGGCCTAACTTCCAAGGAGTATCCCCGGAAGCCATGAAAGTGGTAGATCAATATGATGTGGGAGAATCCTTCCAGGTCTTTGAGACCCGTTACAAGATCAGGATTCAACTCGACCGTTCCGCGTATCCCCGCTGCGGCTTTCGCCTGGATGGGCATTCCCTCGACATCCTTGAACGGTGAACGGACAATCCCTATCGGCTTGTAGACGATTTCGTGCATAAACCTTTACTCATTTCGGAAAAAGGGGTTTTCAGCCCTCATGGAAAGTCATGGCAAGAAACCTGTCCAACAGCTTATCCAACCTATCCATGTCTCTGTCACTCCTCATGTGACCAAGAATGCCGAGTCCTTCGGTCCTCCGATGGACCTCCTCTTCGTCCTCATCGGATATGAGAATAGCGGCGGTGGTCCAGGCGATCGCCAAAAATTCGGACAAAAACCGGCTGCCTGTCATTTCGTCCAGGCGGTCCTCGATTATCAACAGGTCCGGCGGATTCACTCGGCCCTTGTCGAGGACTGCTCGGGGGTCGCTTTCAATGATTCCGTCAAAACCCTTTCGAGAAAGACTCTCGAGGATTGGCCGGGCCCGGCTGCCATCGTTGACAATGACGACGGCTCTTAACTGCATATCATCCCCCAAAGTGGCGGGCGCTGCAACGAACCCCGGGAATGTCCGCCCTTTTGCCAATCGTTTCCAGGCCACAGCATTTCATGGATTATTCCCGCAGCAACTCCCCGGTACACAGCCCTTATTTGAGGGAGTCCCTCCACAGCAGGTGCCGCTTCCGGCATGGCCTTGTTCATTGCTAATCACCGGGGGAGCAGGCGCAGAGAGGCACTCCTGCAATTCTGCACTGCCACACGATTTGCAAAGGATTTCATCGGAATTGCGCCCTATTCCCACAAGCAGCTCGCTGGTGGAACCGCAATTCGCGCATAAGTACTCTTTAATTGGCATGATGTTCGTCCTATTGAGGTTATCCCGACGTCAGCCGTTCAGTAGACCTTCAAGATGGTCCGACCGACTGAAGTTCTCGACCTTTATGGCCACGGAAGTCACCCAGTCCACGTCCTGAATCTTGGTCCTTATTGAATTCCCGAGGCTATACGCCATGGGACAGACCGGCGACGAAGGCCGAAACACTAAACTCACTCTTCCCGGGTCGCGCACTTGTAGCTCATGAATCAGGTCCATTCTCATGATACTCAACCCTGTCTCAGGATCAATTACTTCAGATAACATTCGTTCTATTTGGCGTCTTCGATCTTCCAACTGGCTCATTCGCTCTGCTCCTGAGCCAGTTCGTTGGCTTCCAGTCGTTCCCATATGCCCCGAATACTCGTGCTCGCGGGGCCGTCTGCTTGTTCCACAACAGTGCGCCTTTGAACCATAGCCTTTATGACTTCGTCGTCGTACGGTATGCGGCCGAGCACCGAAGCCCCGCGGTTCTCGGCTTCTCCTTCGATCCTGCCGGTCACTTCTTGATTCATGTCAGCCTTGTTCACAATAACTGACGCGGGGATTCGAAAGCTTTGCACCAGTGTGAGCACACGCTTCATATCGTGCAAGCCCGAAAGCGTCGGCTCAGTGACTATCGCGACGTGATCCGCTCCGGTAACCGATGAAATCACGGGGCAACCCACTCCGGGCGCTCCGTCCACAAGTATTAATCTGCTCCGCTTTTGCTTCGCCAACATTCTGGCCTGATTTCTAACGAGCGCAACGAGCTTGCCCGAATTTTCCTCGCCGGGAAGCAAGGCAGCGTGAACCATTGGTCCGAAACGCGTCTCGGAAATGAACCAACTGCCATTCAAGGCTTCTTTCAGCGCTATTGCAGACTCAGGGCAAACGTGAAAGCAGACTCCGCAGCCTTCACAAGCGAAAGGATTTACTTGAAGCTCTTTGGAAATGGCGCCGAAGCGGCATGCTTCGACACAAGCTCCGCACTGAATGCACTTCTCCTCATCGACACACGCCTTGATCCCAGCCCGGAAGTCTTCTCTCTGCATGATTTCCGGCCGCGCGAGGATGTGTAGGTCTGGGGCGTCGACATCGCAATCAGCAAGAACCTTGCTTTGGGCCAGATACGCGAAAGCTGCCGTG
The Desulfomonile tiedjei genome window above contains:
- a CDS encoding zinc ribbon domain-containing protein, with the protein product MPIKEYLCANCGSTSELLVGIGRNSDEILCKSCGSAELQECLSAPAPPVISNEQGHAGSGTCCGGTPSNKGCVPGSCCGNNP
- a CDS encoding ATP-binding protein, whose protein sequence is MKELVIISGKGGTGKTSLTAAFAYLAQSKVLADCDVDAPDLHILARPEIMQREDFRAGIKACVDEEKCIQCGACVEACRFGAISKELQVNPFACEGCGVCFHVCPESAIALKEALNGSWFISETRFGPMVHAALLPGEENSGKLVALVRNQARMLAKQKRSRLILVDGAPGVGCPVISSVTGADHVAIVTEPTLSGLHDMKRVLTLVQSFRIPASVIVNKADMNQEVTGRIEGEAENRGASVLGRIPYDDEVIKAMVQRRTVVEQADGPASTSIRGIWERLEANELAQEQSE
- a CDS encoding PAS domain-containing protein codes for the protein MYHVAHNQYRKLLDALPCYVTLQDRDLGVLWSNSLSRKDFGDPAGKKCYELFGIDRAKCSDCPVQKTFFDGQVHSEELTLTTKSGSRINVIVHSSPLNNDRGQIVSAVWSAVNITSVKDIQKQMILLGQTVAGMAHSMKNIMMGLEGGIYVVNKGIEAKNQDEVKEGWDMVLFNFDKISHIVKDILYCSKEREPELQRIEPNKVVREVYGLFKDLARSYAIEIRLDLDDSIKDAIIDPDGLHTVLSNLITNAMDACKIDLWKDDHLIEIRTKKGKNGSVIFEVADNGIGIGKALKDHVFEDFFTSKGDKGTGLGLMVTQKILREHGGSITFRSRPGKGTTFVATFPFKDFHGELG
- a CDS encoding iron-sulfur cluster assembly protein: MSQLEDRRRQIERMLSEVIDPETGLSIMRMDLIHELQVRDPGRVSLVFRPSSPVCPMAYSLGNSIRTKIQDVDWVTSVAIKVENFSRSDHLEGLLNG
- a CDS encoding nitrate reductase — encoded protein: MYTFVSGPLVWIAFIVFAGGMIYQFLSMLKMAKKDKVVLPYMSLKYGLRSLLHWLIPFASKNMRMRYETTLVTFAFHICLVLLPIFLTAHVVMFSASWGLHWVTVSEKAADWLTVLVIFAAIFFLVRRWMLPEVRFVTSASDYVLLAVVAAPFVTGFIAHRQWFDYETMVVIHMISGAAMLMAIPFTRLSHMLFFPFTRAYMGSEFGAVRHARDW
- the tsaA gene encoding tRNA (N6-threonylcarbamoyladenosine(37)-N6)-methyltransferase TrmO yields the protein MHEIVYKPIGIVRSPFKDVEGMPIQAKAAAGIRGTVELNPDLVTGLKDLEGFSHIILIYHFHGFRGYSLEVRPFLDDSPRGVFATRAPRRPNAIGISVVRLDGIIGTTLHVQDIDILDGTPVLDIKPFVPEFDNRQSESVGWLNGKLQEADVKKSDRRFEDQ
- a CDS encoding (Fe-S)-binding protein; the encoded protein is MGLPAEMLPEIPVVSDPGLDRNAENLTKGQIAEVINRVIDRETAARFRIYLNTCVHCGLCSDACHWFLSNDRDPRFSPVGKVKQTLWEILKKKGRVDADFLKECSRIAQTECNGCRKCSMYCPFGVDIAYLLFVVRRICYQLTIVPQFLQDTVNSHAATMNQMWVKQDEWVDTLQWQEEDARSEIVTARIPLDKEGADVFYSVIAPEPKILAQLIGNIAQIMAVAKVDWTMPSQDGWDNSNMAMFAGDFEIMGRVERAHHEAALKLKAKRIVMGECGHAFRGAVYDGPKWLGWREPPVPVIHAVDFYHELITSGRIKIARKFEEPVTLQEPCNIVRGRGLGTKLREVIQATCADFRPPPEPDFEHNYCCGAGGGVINCGPPWKTSRVKGNSVKAEQLAATKAHIVITPCHNCHAGIEDIISGYKLGMHVRFLIEILMQVMEIPDELKAE
- a CDS encoding 4Fe-4S dicluster domain-containing protein codes for the protein MHSDRRTFLKILAGTGIATALGSNNSALADIATLRGYPDQFGVLVDTTVCIGCRRCEWACKDWNKLPDQKALREYEKDQAVFQKIRRTNADTFTVVNRFQNPRDGSKHIYVKKQCMHCYEPGCASSCFVKAFTKQPVGAVTYDASLCVGCRYCMAACPFDMPAYQYYNAFTPEVTKCTFCFDRITKEGEVPACVGICPVETMTFGKRTDLIDLAHKKIRDNPGRYVNHVYGENEVGGTSWMYLSAVPFNMIGFRTDLGSVPIPSMSKPFLSLVAPVFIVIPALAMGFYSFKKRRDRLVEEEIKQALEKKKEGK
- a CDS encoding response regulator; translated protein: MSKKILVVDDEPHVVKYLTTFFNDCGYDTCSAGDGEQALEVLKEEKPDLVTLDLQMPNETGTRFYRNLMKDKEFKNVPVIVISGIPGRHLAVTKPIAVFEKPIDRDALLATIQKAIGE